The DNA segment CAACGACTCCATGGGAGCACAGAAACTCATGGAACTTCCATAATTCTCTCTACCTCCAGGGTAGAGTGCTTGGATGTGTAGTCGTCGGTACTCATCCCATGCCTTTTGTGAGGCATTGAATTTTTCCAAAAACTCTGGCTGATCTGAATAGAGCTCATTGATTTCTGCAATCATGGAATTCATAGTTTTCATTGCTTCGGCGTGCGTCAACTGAGTATTATCTACCATTTGTTTGTACTCATCTTGAGCACACACAGTTGAAGAGATGACCAGCACCCAAACAACGGCCACAACGCTACGAAAGCACCTATTCATTTGTTTTCCCTTTTCTACGGAAACGGCCTGCTTCATTTTTCCTACGATTAATCAAACCGTTGTTCCGTACTTTCTTACCTGTTTTGAGATCAGTGGTATAAACCCACCGCTCCATTTCTCCTGCAACGGAATCATAGTCTTTCTTGTTAAGTTTCTTCAACAAGGTTGATGTTTTGAAATTCCCTGGCCCAACATTATAGACAAAGCTACTGAGAGCTTCAAACTCATTTTTACTAAGAGGAACTTTTACCATGTCTTTCACGGTTGACTCTGCACTCGCCATATCTTCATCAAAGAGCTGCATTGCTTCTTCTTCCGAAATCCCATTTCCATAATTTTCCTTGTCTTCCTGGGAACATGACCCATCGTGCAGTTTGTGTCCAAATCCAATGGTACAATGCCCTGAGGCATCATTATAAAGCTTCGATTCGAAACCTTCGAACTGCCGCACCTCTTTTCGAGCATCATCACTGGAAGAGAGATCTTTTAGTGATGACCGTTGCCATCCAGTCTGAGCACCTTCCGAAGGAGACTCAACAGCGTCCGATTTCTTTTCCTCAGGTTCCTTCTGACCAACTTGTTCTTTGACCTTCCCACGGTACTGGTTGTCGTCATACACCTCATCCTGGCCTTCTGGAATCTGAAGCTCGGCACCCCCTGCTTCGTTCTCACCTCCAGCATCACTCACAGTTCCGGTGTCGTTCTCAGCATGCATCTCAGCATCTTCCATCCTGAAGCCCGGCTTGGCACCCAGCAACTCTTCGTTCCCGGACGCCCGCGCCTTCCCTACGTCAACACCGGCATATCCCAGGTACTTGTCGTACATGGCGTCGGCGTCCTTCTCGTCAAACTTGGCCTCGGACGTCACATATTTGTTGATGAGGTCGAAGGCCGCGTCGTCATGCGCCTGGACGCCCTTGTCGTCCTTTGCGCCGAGCGCTCCCTGGGCGATACGCTGTAAGCCTTTGTCGAGCACGCTACGTGAACGCTCATTGAGCTTGTCCAAAGCAAACTGATGCCCCTGCTGCAAGAAACCCTTTTTGATCTTGGGTAAAGTTTCAGACAATGCCCCGTGCCGCTTTCCTCCCTTGGGGAAATCAGACAGAATACCATGCTCATAGTCGTCGAACTGCTTTTTCAGATTGGTCGCATCTTTGGAAGGCTTATTTCCGGTGACATTCTTCTGCCAGTCGGCCAGCCCTTTACCAAAGAAGTCATGCGCTTCGTTTTCCTTCTCAACAATGGTATTGAGCCGATCCAGATCATGGTACGCATCACGCTTCTGTTGCTTCGGTTGCTGTCGTTGGTTTTGATTTTTGGTACCAATGCCCATTTCCAAAGCAATCTTGCGCTGGCCGCCGGTTGCGTTGTCGAGTCTCTTCTTCTGCTCGTCGGGGTCCATGTTGATGAGTGATTTTCCGAAGTCAAACATACTTCAGTTCCTTTTGGGATGTCGATTGTTCAAAGATCAGACATCCTAACCCCGGTTTTCGCCCCAAAATGAAAACGGGCGAGAAAGGGTACCGGAAGGATAAAAAAAGCATAAGAAAGCAACTTGACATGGTTTTGAAAAAGAGGATTTAAAAAACAGCGACCGAATAAACTTGTGCTATTCCATCCATTTACAGAGCCGGCTTTTCGAAAACAACTCGATGTCGAAAATGGCCTCAGACAAAAAAAGGGGTATAAAAGGATATCAAAAGGTATAAAAAAGCAGTTCCTCTTTTCTTTGGCGCACTTATTCAGAAGGTATTTTCAATTGGTCTATTTTTACAGGTATTTACAAGACAGACAAAAAATCTTCTGAATTTTATTCTGAACGGCAGTACTTCCAGGTTGAGGCTGCCTCACGTATGCTGGCGATGCTATAGGTAACATTAACAATTGAAAAAACTAACGCCTGTTATGGCGACACCCTATGCCCTACCGATAACTGATAGTGATCATTCACTAAAAGAACTCACCAAGAGTGTTATATATACTCAAACATGTGTATTCAGAATTAGGTAGACACCATACCCCTTAATCCAATTTCCATCCACCTGATATCATTTGTATATTCTCTTGTATATCCCACGAAAAAAAAGCTAAAAAGGAGAACCTTCCAAGCCTTTAAAATTCTTGGTGGAGATAGCTGCGTTTCTAGCCTGACAGAAACCCATTCCCCTACTTCTCGGACCATCTATCAACCGCAACATGTCCCTCTCAGCGAACACGCAGCCATCAATGTCTTTGCCGCTATAGGGTGTATCGTTGAGTAACCCCGTAATCCATTGAATCTCACTACGAGTCCTCGGTAAATGACCAAGCCGATTCTTCAACATGTACTCCATATTAAACTTCATGTCGTTCATCGTTCCAAGGACACTTCGACTATGGGTCTTGCCATATGAGAACGGGCCGAGCAGCAACTTGGCTTGAGCTATTTGCGCTGATGTTGCCCCAACACCCAGAAGAGCTATCTCGAAGTGCTCGATGAACACCTTGTCGAAGTTCATGAAGTCCTTCTTGACCAAGCCGGGCATAAACACGGCAAACCGGGTTTCATCGTTGACTAATAGCACGGACTTTCTACGAAAGAATCTGAAGATGTTGCCCTGCCAGCCTTGTAGCCCTCGTTGACTAGTAGGCTCTAGGATTTGTGCTGGCTTGATCTCGGCCAAAAGCTTTTGGGTACATCCGATGTAAGGCATTGTTGATCTCATCTGGTTGGGTGGTAAAAGATTCCTCACTCAGAGAGCCACAATCGAACTCAGGATCAACTCAGATGGATATTCTCGGATGCTGTGGTGGGCTATTCATTAAATAGGTATGGTGTACCTCTAATCCCTAACTCCAAACCCGAAATATAAGGGAGGTGTCCCCATAATTTTCCCCTGTAATTTCAGCATCCTCTCAAAACCTGTCAAGCCTTAATTACGGGAATGTACTTGTTTTATACCGACCGGCCCGTGCATTTGACCGACATCGGGCTGCATTTGACCGACACGCTTTGCGCAGACCGCCTCTTCCCTCAAAACCCCATGCTACGCTAACCGCAAATCAATAAAGGGCCGCCTGCTCTGCGGTCCGAAGGAAACTATATGAGCGTATATGAAATGAGGTTGAAGCACGATCAGAACGGTCGCATTGCGGAGAAAATTGAAACCATCAAAGGCAAGTCCATCAAGTGGACATACTCCTATGACAAAAAGGGGCGTCTGTTTGAGGCGCATTTGGACAATCGGCTGGTCTGCCAATGTCATTATGACAGGGGTGGCAGGCGACAGCAGGACTACTTCCCCAGGACCCATGGCAGTCAACTGCGGAATTACCACTACCGCATGGACAACCGGCTGCAACAGGCCGGAAACAACGGCTACACCCATGACAAACAGGGATTCCGGTCCATCTGGAATAGCGGAGGCAAGTATACGCTCTATGAGTACAAGTCTGACTATCGGTTGCTGAAAGCGGAGAAACGGGAGACATGGGAAATCTTCGAGTTCTCGCACGACGACAACGGCCAGCGGCAAGTGAAAACCTGCAACGGCGAGGTTGTTGAAGCCTACCAATGGCTCGATTTTATCCGGCTGGCCGGATTCCATGACGGCGAGATCGGCTACCGCTTCATTTATGAAGACAAAGAACGTACACCCTACGCCATGCAACGTGAAGACGGTGCCGTGGCCTACCTGTATTACGACCAGATCGGCTCCCTGCGGGTGGTTGCCCACAAGTCCGGCAACGTGATAAAGGAAGTCTTGTACGACCCCTTCGGTGGGATTATTGAGGACACCAACCCTGACTTCCGCATACCCATCGGATTTGCTGGTGGATTGCATGACCGGGACTTGGGTTTCGTGAGATTCGGCTGGCGGGATTACGACACCTTCACCAGCCGATGGACTGCGCCAGACCCGATAGGTGATGCTGGAGGCGACCCGGATTGGTATGGGTACTGTCTCGATGATCCGGTGAATGGGATTGACCCGTTGGGATTGTTCGTTTTCGGCAAAACAGGACTGGGCATTTTCCCCGGAATAGGAACCGATGGTTCAACTGCGGACAAAAGGAACTATGAGTTGAAACATGAGCATGGTTTCTATGAAGATGGTACGGGAGACAATATCGGCCTGTTTGATGGCGGTCCAAAACGAACAGAGGACATCACAAAGTACAAACTTGATGAAACGCACTTTGACGACAAGCGCATGCGACAGGCCGAAAAGAGTCTTGATCCGGGAGAGTACAAGATGTGCAAGTGGGGCGGCAAATCTAATAATTGCCAGGATTATGCCGATGCTCTGCGCGAACGTTATCGGTTTATACGCACTGCGGAAAAGCACTAACGCAATAATACAGCCGGGGGGCAGCTATCTCCCAGCTGACAAGGATGCCCATGAAAGGTTTAAAAATCTTCCTTATCTGCATAGTTCTCGGTGGGGTGTTTGTTTATAACACTAACTGGTTTCAATCCTTTTTCTTGTACAACCGCTTTTTAGAGAGCATTGCCGATGTCCCGTTTGACGTGACAAAAAAAGGGGAGACGATTTCAATCCCGCTCAAGCATAAATTCAACACTTGCTATGAGCTGAATGTAGCAGTCCCTGATAAGAATATATTTCATGACAACATCGTTGGCCCAGGGGCCCTGAGGTACCGCTTTGTTTCCGGAGGAAAAATACTGGCAAAGGGATTTACCTTTCCTGCAGTACGGCAACACCTCACGCTTTATCGTGGAGTTACATTGATAACCATACTGGTATTCG comes from the Pseudodesulfovibrio piezophilus C1TLV30 genome and includes:
- a CDS encoding RHS repeat domain-containing protein; its protein translation is MSVYEMRLKHDQNGRIAEKIETIKGKSIKWTYSYDKKGRLFEAHLDNRLVCQCHYDRGGRRQQDYFPRTHGSQLRNYHYRMDNRLQQAGNNGYTHDKQGFRSIWNSGGKYTLYEYKSDYRLLKAEKRETWEIFEFSHDDNGQRQVKTCNGEVVEAYQWLDFIRLAGFHDGEIGYRFIYEDKERTPYAMQREDGAVAYLYYDQIGSLRVVAHKSGNVIKEVLYDPFGGIIEDTNPDFRIPIGFAGGLHDRDLGFVRFGWRDYDTFTSRWTAPDPIGDAGGDPDWYGYCLDDPVNGIDPLGLFVFGKTGLGIFPGIGTDGSTADKRNYELKHEHGFYEDGTGDNIGLFDGGPKRTEDITKYKLDETHFDDKRMRQAEKSLDPGEYKMCKWGGKSNNCQDYADALRERYRFIRTAEKH
- a CDS encoding lysozyme inhibitor LprI family protein, whose translation is MKQAVSVEKGKQMNRCFRSVVAVVWVLVISSTVCAQDEYKQMVDNTQLTHAEAMKTMNSMIAEINELYSDQPEFLEKFNASQKAWDEYRRLHIQALYPGGRENYGSSMSFCAPMESLHLVKERISLIKKWIIGTIEGDVCCGTVRWVPVEEYETATGQKIPTSE
- a CDS encoding lysozyme — translated: MFDFGKSLINMDPDEQKKRLDNATGGQRKIALEMGIGTKNQNQRQQPKQQKRDAYHDLDRLNTIVEKENEAHDFFGKGLADWQKNVTGNKPSKDATNLKKQFDDYEHGILSDFPKGGKRHGALSETLPKIKKGFLQQGHQFALDKLNERSRSVLDKGLQRIAQGALGAKDDKGVQAHDDAAFDLINKYVTSEAKFDEKDADAMYDKYLGYAGVDVGKARASGNEELLGAKPGFRMEDAEMHAENDTGTVSDAGGENEAGGAELQIPEGQDEVYDDNQYRGKVKEQVGQKEPEEKKSDAVESPSEGAQTGWQRSSLKDLSSSDDARKEVRQFEGFESKLYNDASGHCTIGFGHKLHDGSCSQEDKENYGNGISEEEAMQLFDEDMASAESTVKDMVKVPLSKNEFEALSSFVYNVGPGNFKTSTLLKKLNKKDYDSVAGEMERWVYTTDLKTGKKVRNNGLINRRKNEAGRFRRKGKTNE
- a CDS encoding DUF6933 domain-containing protein, which codes for MPYIGCTQKLLAEIKPAQILEPTSQRGLQGWQGNIFRFFRRKSVLLVNDETRFAVFMPGLVKKDFMNFDKVFIEHFEIALLGVGATSAQIAQAKLLLGPFSYGKTHSRSVLGTMNDMKFNMEYMLKNRLGHLPRTRSEIQWITGLLNDTPYSGKDIDGCVFAERDMLRLIDGPRSRGMGFCQARNAAISTKNFKGLEGSPF